Proteins encoded together in one Kwoniella shandongensis chromosome 3, complete sequence window:
- a CDS encoding mitochondrial 37S ribosomal protein uS13m, translating to MHLLGHNLPDHKPLKIALLTFYGLSHPLASRLLSRLQIHQSALVSDLTEPQLTSLSAYLSSPSTTPKPSDNPIVLAAPGSNGAGAGTQSKSAIAKGKEREDPLDDLRIETEARRAMQADILHLRQVGSYRGRRHAAGYPVRGQRTQTNASTAGKLNRVERRGYASFSFASSTSTTPAIQPPSHSVILSLLARQRQ from the exons ATGCATTTGCTCGGACACAACTTGCCGGACCACAAAccgttgaag ATCGCCCTCCTCACATTCTACggtctttctcatcctctcgcaTCTCGACTCTTATCTCGATTACAGATACATCAATCTGCACTTGTATCTGACTTGACAGAACCTCAactcacttccctctctgcaTACTTGTCTTCACCATCCACTACACCGAAACCATCCGATAATCCAATCGTTCTTGCTGCTCCTGGCTCAAACGGAGCCGGAGCCGGGACGCAGTCGAAGAGTGCGATTGCTAAAGGaaaagagagggaagatccATTGGATGATTTGAGGATTGAGACAGAGGCAAGGAGAGCTATGCAGGCTGATATTCTGCATTTGCGTCAAGTTGGGTCTTATCGCGgtaggag ACACGCAGCTGGATACCCCGTCAGAGGTCAACGTACACAGACCAACGCATCGACCGCTGGAAAGTTGAATAGGGTAGAACGAAGAGGATATGCTTC gttctccttcgcctcttcgACTTCTACAACACCAGCCATTCAACCACCTTCACATTCTGTCATCCTCTCTTTACTTGCTCGTCAGCGTCAATAA